The Kordia sp. SMS9 genome window below encodes:
- a CDS encoding glycosyltransferase family 4 protein, producing MIVYVGNIISGHGKTATTIETLGKLLQKEGFDVRLTSNKQHKILRLLDMLWTVFKHRKKLQYVLIDTYSTTNFLYAYYVSKLCIFLKIKYIPILHGGNLEERLKNSKAKSDVIFKNAHVNISPSLFLKTVFERYGYSNLKHIPNNVELKAYPFKERSTLGAKLLWVRSFAEIYHPQLAVEVLHGLKQHGIAASLCMVGPKKDNSFEKTQQLANELNVDVQFTGKLTKHEWIALSTEFDIFINTTNFDNTPVSLIEAMALGMPIVSTNVGGIPYLIQDGKEGILVNPNSKDDLIFAIETLINSPELVQQLIQNARKKAESFDWETVQKQWKTLLDF from the coding sequence ATGATTGTCTATGTTGGAAATATCATTTCTGGTCACGGTAAAACGGCAACCACTATTGAAACCTTGGGGAAATTGCTCCAAAAAGAAGGTTTTGATGTTCGTTTGACTTCCAACAAGCAACATAAAATCTTGCGATTGCTGGACATGCTTTGGACAGTTTTTAAACACAGAAAAAAGCTTCAATACGTGTTGATTGATACGTATAGCACCACAAATTTTCTGTATGCATATTATGTGAGCAAGCTGTGTATTTTTCTGAAAATAAAGTATATACCAATTCTGCATGGTGGAAATTTAGAAGAACGTTTGAAAAACAGCAAAGCTAAAAGTGATGTCATTTTTAAGAATGCACATGTAAATATTTCGCCTTCGTTGTTTTTAAAAACAGTGTTTGAGCGGTATGGATATTCTAATTTGAAACATATTCCTAACAATGTAGAACTGAAAGCATATCCTTTTAAAGAGCGCTCAACACTAGGAGCGAAGTTGTTATGGGTACGTTCGTTTGCCGAAATATACCATCCGCAATTAGCGGTGGAAGTATTGCACGGTTTGAAACAACACGGAATAGCCGCTTCCTTGTGTATGGTGGGACCGAAAAAAGACAATTCTTTCGAAAAGACACAACAATTAGCTAATGAATTAAATGTGGATGTACAATTTACAGGAAAGCTTACCAAGCACGAATGGATTGCGCTTTCTACGGAGTTTGATATTTTTATCAACACGACAAATTTTGACAATACACCTGTAAGTCTCATAGAAGCCATGGCATTGGGAATGCCGATTGTGTCTACAAATGTCGGTGGAATTCCGTATTTAATTCAGGATGGAAAAGAGGGAATTTTGGTCAATCCGAATTCAAAAGATGACTTGATTTTTGCTATTGAAACATTGATCAATTCTCCAGAATTGGTGCAACAGTTGATACAAAACGCACGTAAAAAAGCAGAATCCTTTGATTGGGAAACGGTTCAAAAACAATGGAAAACGCTTCTAGATTTTTGA
- a CDS encoding glycosyltransferase: MKTLQVIDTLETGGAEKLAVTYANALVTEVDASFLCTTRKEGVLKNQVSKEVGYLFLNRKRRFDFAAVKRLKAFIKENEINIVHAHATSFFIVFLTKMLYPKFKMVWHDHYGNSEFLSDRNAFMIKMASYAMNGVISVNQRLKDWAAQNLAVSTIVYLPNFAVKSETVKASTKLHGMDGKRMVCLANLRPQKDHFNLLQAFEMVVKDGWTLHLVGKDFEDDYSRRLKLFIHDHELSNCIFMYGSREDVSHILNQCNIGVLSSKSEGLPISLLEYGLHKLAVIATDVGECNRVVSDETKGYLVASENEVLLAEKLHFLMEHPNERLAKAENLYTHIQENFSQKAIIQQLIDFYNTL; the protein is encoded by the coding sequence ATGAAAACCCTTCAAGTTATAGATACACTCGAAACTGGCGGTGCTGAAAAGCTTGCGGTAACGTATGCGAATGCATTGGTGACAGAAGTAGATGCTTCTTTTTTGTGTACGACGCGGAAAGAAGGCGTGTTGAAGAATCAGGTTTCGAAAGAAGTTGGGTATTTGTTTTTGAATCGGAAGCGTAGGTTTGATTTTGCAGCCGTAAAGCGATTGAAAGCATTTATTAAAGAAAACGAAATCAACATTGTACATGCACATGCAACTTCGTTTTTTATTGTGTTTTTGACGAAAATGCTGTATCCGAAATTTAAAATGGTCTGGCATGATCATTATGGAAACAGTGAGTTTTTGTCAGATCGAAACGCGTTTATGATTAAAATGGCTTCGTATGCAATGAATGGCGTGATTTCCGTAAATCAGCGATTGAAAGATTGGGCAGCACAGAATTTAGCCGTTTCTACTATTGTGTATTTGCCAAATTTTGCTGTGAAAAGCGAAACGGTCAAAGCAAGCACAAAACTGCATGGAATGGACGGTAAACGCATGGTATGTTTGGCGAATTTACGCCCGCAGAAAGATCATTTTAATTTGTTGCAAGCCTTTGAAATGGTTGTGAAAGATGGTTGGACGCTGCATTTGGTAGGAAAAGATTTTGAAGATGATTATTCGAGACGATTGAAATTGTTTATTCACGATCACGAGTTGAGCAATTGTATATTTATGTATGGAAGTAGGGAAGATGTTTCGCATATTTTGAATCAATGTAACATTGGAGTATTGTCTTCAAAATCAGAAGGTTTGCCGATTTCGCTTCTCGAATATGGATTGCATAAATTAGCCGTTATTGCCACCGATGTTGGCGAATGCAACCGAGTTGTTTCCGACGAAACGAAAGGCTATCTTGTGGCTTCAGAAAATGAAGTGTTATTGGCGGAAAAACTTCACTTTTTAATGGAACATCCAAACGAACGTCTCGCGAAAGCGGAAAATTTATACACACATATCCAAGAAAATTTTTCACAAAAAGCAATTATACAGCAGTTAATCGATTTTTACAATACCTTGTAA
- a CDS encoding methyltransferase domain-containing protein: MNHKTKSLIFKSLDVLPNSLGYGIYHQLQKFLNRNSVNFKIKTNDRSFKEALQILKKQDIDLTDKTILELGSGWAPIIPYFFTHFANAARVVTYDINEHYDAKTIDKLNAFYKENYQIEINATQGKYRLPKNITYYPKTNLADKSIKLNEQVDLVFSRFVLEHIPTEDLLKIHQSFAKILPKSAYILHMISPSDHRAYTDKSLSYYDFLKYSKAEWKKQHTKFDYHNRLRLPDYINIFKEAGYEIVSLDYDTCEKDSEKYQKFKELTLHKDYESYTEEELLAGSINVLLKLA, translated from the coding sequence ATGAATCATAAAACCAAATCTTTAATTTTTAAGTCGCTTGATGTCTTGCCCAATTCTTTAGGCTACGGAATTTATCACCAATTGCAGAAGTTTCTCAACAGAAACAGTGTCAATTTTAAAATAAAAACCAACGATCGCTCGTTTAAAGAAGCCTTACAAATTCTGAAAAAGCAAGATATTGACTTGACAGACAAAACCATTTTGGAATTGGGTTCTGGTTGGGCGCCCATCATTCCGTACTTTTTCACACATTTTGCAAATGCAGCTCGCGTAGTAACCTATGACATCAACGAACATTACGACGCAAAAACGATTGATAAACTCAATGCTTTTTATAAGGAAAATTATCAAATCGAAATCAATGCAACACAAGGAAAATACAGACTTCCAAAGAATATTACCTATTATCCAAAAACAAATTTGGCAGACAAATCTATTAAACTCAACGAACAAGTTGATTTGGTATTTTCACGATTCGTTTTAGAACACATCCCAACAGAAGATTTATTGAAAATTCATCAAAGTTTTGCGAAGATTCTACCGAAATCAGCTTACATTCTACACATGATTTCACCAAGTGATCACCGAGCATACACAGACAAATCACTTTCCTATTACGACTTTTTAAAATACAGCAAAGCGGAATGGAAAAAACAACATACCAAATTTGATTATCACAATCGTTTGCGCTTGCCAGATTATATAAATATCTTTAAAGAAGCTGGATATGAAATCGTTTCGTTAGATTATGATACCTGCGAAAAAGACTCTGAAAAGTATCAAAAATTCAAAGAACTCACACTTCATAAAGATTATGAAAGCTATACTGAAGAAGAATTATTAGCAGGAAGCATCAATGTGTTATTGAAATTAGCTTGA
- a CDS encoding O-antigen ligase family protein, translating to MATRVAYMEKRIEELGKSNFLKFTMLAVLFSYFYNLAVFNYSITGNNELRLYDFLGLLILFLSFQYKSVLLWFIQQQKFTNYLWIFMKWCMFMMIFTFFISYLNGRLTWILRTTLFMYHFLTFYFSSLFFLILMRNVKILRFFIYAHIILIIVATVIVLMQHFGAVAYLWSELDRRAYGGFLSGILGPNKIVLGMVTMISAITFVGLFLQKGLRINKILLIAGIVFALIGLGLSGSRTSYLGILVFLLYLAVRSTGKFIYISIVMGIVIFGLVSYDSEIFSMVTNVFEGRVVNKISDPSLIAEGDVDQLYEDLGSGRKNLSLRYIDYLLENVYVVPFGSGFNNFILVGYSAHNIYLTLINEVGLLGLFFYVRWLLSYFAIRFIRFKFLGISLRGLVFAMMVTLLFGEQLYVYRPVFAILGLFLFATATLLSPRYYKKI from the coding sequence ATGGCAACACGAGTAGCATACATGGAAAAGCGCATAGAAGAGCTCGGGAAATCAAATTTCCTCAAGTTTACTATGCTAGCCGTGCTGTTTTCCTATTTCTACAATTTGGCCGTTTTTAACTATAGCATTACGGGAAATAACGAATTGCGTTTGTATGACTTTTTAGGACTGCTCATTTTATTTTTAAGCTTCCAATATAAAAGTGTATTGCTTTGGTTTATACAACAACAAAAGTTTACCAATTACCTGTGGATTTTCATGAAATGGTGTATGTTTATGATGATTTTCACGTTTTTCATCAGTTATTTGAACGGAAGATTGACTTGGATTTTGCGGACAACATTGTTCATGTATCACTTTTTGACTTTTTATTTTTCGTCATTGTTTTTTTTAATATTGATGCGTAATGTGAAAATCTTGCGATTTTTTATTTATGCACATATTATTTTAATTATTGTTGCTACTGTCATTGTGTTGATGCAGCATTTTGGAGCCGTTGCGTATTTATGGAGCGAATTGGATAGAAGAGCTTATGGAGGATTTTTATCAGGAATCTTAGGACCCAACAAGATTGTGTTAGGAATGGTGACGATGATTTCTGCGATTACATTTGTGGGGTTATTTCTTCAAAAAGGATTGCGAATTAATAAAATTCTGTTGATTGCGGGAATTGTTTTTGCATTGATCGGATTGGGTTTAAGTGGTTCTAGGACTAGTTATTTAGGCATTTTAGTCTTTTTATTGTATTTGGCTGTGCGTTCCACGGGAAAATTTATCTATATATCTATTGTGATGGGAATTGTCATTTTTGGACTCGTTAGTTATGATTCAGAAATATTTTCGATGGTTACCAATGTTTTTGAAGGTAGAGTGGTGAATAAAATTTCAGATCCGTCGTTGATCGCCGAAGGAGATGTAGACCAATTGTATGAAGATTTGGGTTCGGGACGGAAAAACTTATCATTAAGATACATTGATTATTTACTGGAGAATGTCTACGTAGTTCCTTTTGGTTCAGGATTTAACAACTTTATTTTGGTCGGTTATTCGGCACATAATATCTACTTAACCCTTATCAATGAAGTTGGTTTGCTCGGATTATTCTTTTACGTACGTTGGTTGTTGAGTTACTTTGCTATACGTTTTATACGGTTCAAATTTTTGGGAATCTCGCTTAGAGGACTCGTATTTGCGATGATGGTCACTTTATTATTTGGAGAACAATTGTATGTTTACCGACCTGTTTTTGCTATATTGGGCTTGTTTTTATTTGCAACAGCAACTTTATTAAGCCCTCGATATTACAAAAAGATATGA
- a CDS encoding bifunctional 2-polyprenyl-6-hydroxyphenol methylase/3-demethylubiquinol 3-O-methyltransferase UbiG codes for MKATKKLFKTEITKRLKAQGTDEVLSEAALPAYAHKNPLIDYIFWKRLKVAAKYLQQKNKGSLKVLDFGCGTGVMSYELASNSHEVIGLDLDLRPVNLLKENINYPDSITFMEGDLFDKDLEENTFDAVIALDVLEHMNDAQLRKYMAKFLSLLKNGGEVIISGPTENFLYKLGRKIAGQDFTGDYHDSEIQSIRKIVSETYEVKSLAKILPILPLFDVFVAHKKA; via the coding sequence ATGAAAGCAACAAAGAAACTTTTTAAAACAGAAATCACCAAAAGACTCAAAGCGCAAGGAACCGACGAAGTGCTTTCAGAAGCGGCGTTGCCTGCATATGCACATAAAAACCCATTGATTGATTATATTTTTTGGAAACGACTCAAAGTAGCGGCGAAGTATTTGCAACAAAAAAATAAAGGTTCGCTCAAAGTTTTAGATTTTGGCTGCGGAACTGGTGTAATGTCGTATGAATTGGCATCAAATTCACATGAAGTTATCGGTTTGGATTTGGATTTACGACCTGTAAACTTACTCAAAGAAAACATCAACTATCCAGATTCGATAACGTTTATGGAAGGCGATTTGTTTGATAAAGATTTAGAAGAAAATACCTTTGATGCGGTAATTGCCCTAGATGTGTTGGAACATATGAACGATGCACAATTGCGAAAATACATGGCAAAATTTTTAAGTTTGCTAAAAAATGGAGGAGAAGTAATCATTTCTGGACCAACGGAGAATTTCTTGTATAAACTCGGAAGAAAGATAGCTGGACAAGATTTTACAGGCGATTACCACGATTCTGAAATTCAGTCGATTCGTAAGATTGTGAGTGAAACGTATGAAGTGAAGAGTTTGGCGAAAATCTTGCCTATTTTACCATTGTTTGATGTTTTTGTAGCGCATAAAAAAGCATGA
- a CDS encoding phenylacetate--CoA ligase family protein — MMLYKLIFQLGERFRNPSIRTWFAFLKQSEKWSINELEAYQLQQLKALVSFAKAHSDYYKEKFAAIDVESFSNLSDMQQLPLLSKQDVLDYTEKIHTNYDFKKTFTATTSGSSGDPLVYQREEPADSFNRASIFRGYSWHNVQPWERNGYFWGFDFSPIKRFKIKLLDALQNRFRVFDYKEKAFQKFVKKLQKARYIHGYSSMIYQSAKLINDKNLPKPRHLKMVKGTSEKIYDSYKEEIKKAFGVPIISEYGAAETGIIAFECTEGNMHINMEGVIVEAIENQIVVTNLQMKTFPIIRYQLGDYIQLASKNKICTCGKAHYILEEVTGRIGENVYGKQEIYPSLYFYYIFKNLSSKHNIKLTYQIIQKEKGILIFNLEENLTNTNEQKLRQEIHSYFADDIIYTICPNVTKKVGTQKTKSFISYL; from the coding sequence ATGATGTTGTATAAACTTATTTTTCAATTGGGCGAACGCTTCCGGAATCCTTCCATACGGACATGGTTTGCGTTTTTAAAACAGTCTGAAAAATGGTCTATTAACGAATTGGAAGCGTATCAATTGCAACAATTAAAAGCACTGGTTTCCTTCGCGAAAGCACATTCTGACTATTATAAAGAAAAGTTTGCAGCTATTGACGTAGAATCATTTTCCAATTTGTCAGACATGCAGCAGTTGCCGTTATTATCAAAGCAAGATGTATTAGATTACACTGAAAAAATTCACACCAACTACGATTTTAAAAAAACATTTACGGCCACCACTTCAGGTTCTTCGGGCGATCCGTTAGTGTATCAACGTGAAGAACCTGCCGATTCTTTTAATAGAGCTTCTATTTTTAGAGGATATTCGTGGCACAATGTACAACCGTGGGAACGCAATGGGTATTTTTGGGGATTTGATTTTTCACCGATTAAACGATTTAAAATCAAATTGTTAGATGCGCTTCAAAATCGTTTTCGTGTGTTTGATTATAAAGAAAAAGCTTTTCAGAAATTCGTAAAAAAGTTACAAAAAGCACGTTATATTCACGGCTATTCTTCTATGATTTACCAATCTGCCAAATTGATCAACGACAAAAATCTTCCCAAACCCAGACATCTAAAAATGGTGAAAGGAACTTCAGAGAAGATTTACGACAGTTATAAAGAAGAAATTAAAAAGGCTTTTGGTGTGCCAATTATTAGTGAATATGGTGCTGCCGAAACGGGAATTATTGCATTTGAATGTACGGAAGGAAACATGCACATCAATATGGAAGGTGTGATTGTGGAAGCCATAGAAAATCAGATTGTAGTTACGAATTTGCAAATGAAAACCTTTCCGATAATTCGCTACCAATTAGGAGATTACATTCAGTTGGCTTCCAAAAATAAAATTTGCACATGTGGAAAAGCGCATTACATTTTGGAAGAAGTGACTGGAAGAATAGGAGAGAACGTCTACGGAAAGCAGGAAATTTACCCAAGTTTGTATTTTTATTACATTTTTAAAAACTTGTCGAGTAAACATAACATAAAACTTACGTATCAAATTATACAAAAAGAAAAAGGAATTCTTATATTTAACCTCGAAGAAAACTTAACCAATACAAATGAACAAAAGCTAAGACAAGAGATTCATAGTTATTTTGCCGATGATATCATCTACACTATTTGCCCAAATGTAACAAAGAAAGTCGGGACGCAAAAAACAAAAAGTTTTATCTCTTATCTTTAG
- a CDS encoding glycosyltransferase family 2 protein, with protein sequence MTHFAEHIIGVVIPYYNAAKHIENVVRKLPDYISKIIIVDDCGKEPIPEALVTKAAQGDRIVIVRNEKNSGVGGATKNGFLKAIELELEYVIKVDADDQMDSKFIPNLLEPLIAKKAEYAKGNRFKDFKALRQMPFVRKVGNLGLSFLVKAASGYWNNFDPTNGFFAVKVELLKKLDFKNIHRDYYFESSLIAELYFHEARIKDVPMPAHYGDEKSSMSVWKIPFIFIPKLTKTFWKRILKSYFIYDFNIASIYLLFGLPMFLFGVVFGIYNWVYYYNLGELTPTGTIMLITVSLILGFQLLLQAIQFDILKAPKSVS encoded by the coding sequence ATGACACACTTTGCTGAACATATTATTGGAGTCGTTATTCCGTATTATAACGCCGCAAAACATATTGAAAATGTAGTGCGAAAATTGCCAGATTATATAAGCAAAATTATTATTGTGGACGATTGCGGTAAAGAACCCATTCCGGAAGCATTGGTAACGAAAGCAGCACAAGGCGATCGGATTGTGATTGTACGAAACGAAAAGAATTCAGGTGTTGGTGGCGCTACTAAAAATGGTTTTTTAAAAGCGATTGAGCTCGAATTGGAGTATGTGATTAAAGTCGATGCCGACGATCAAATGGATAGCAAATTTATCCCCAATTTATTGGAACCTTTGATTGCTAAAAAAGCAGAATACGCCAAAGGAAATCGTTTTAAAGATTTTAAAGCATTGCGACAAATGCCGTTTGTGCGCAAAGTGGGAAATTTAGGCTTGTCGTTCCTAGTGAAAGCAGCTTCTGGTTATTGGAATAATTTTGATCCGACGAACGGTTTTTTTGCCGTAAAAGTGGAATTGTTGAAAAAGCTCGACTTTAAAAACATTCACCGCGATTATTACTTTGAATCTTCGCTGATTGCAGAATTGTATTTTCATGAAGCAAGAATCAAAGATGTGCCAATGCCCGCGCATTACGGCGATGAAAAATCGAGTATGAGCGTTTGGAAAATTCCGTTTATTTTCATTCCTAAATTGACAAAAACCTTTTGGAAACGCATCTTAAAAAGCTATTTTATTTACGATTTTAATATTGCTTCGATATATTTATTATTCGGTTTACCGATGTTTCTCTTTGGTGTCGTCTTCGGAATATACAATTGGGTGTATTATTACAATTTAGGAGAATTAACGCCAACAGGAACGATTATGTTGATTACAGTTTCGCTGATTCTTGGTTTCCAATTGCTCTTACAAGCCATACAGTTTGACATCTTAAAAGCTCCAAAATCTGTATCATGA